The sequence below is a genomic window from Macadamia integrifolia cultivar HAES 741 chromosome 1, SCU_Mint_v3, whole genome shotgun sequence.
GGAACAAGAGGATTTGTtgctcaacaacaacaaaatcttaCCCAGGTCAAATCGGAGACGTAAAGGAAAACCAGAGACTTTCCAGGTCAAATCCATTGGTTTGTCAATTACAAATTTCAAGCGGCCACTAAGAAAAAATTGAGACCAAAAGCGAATGCTATTTGCTTGTCAGTTACAAAAGTAAATGGCATTTCTTCTCTCCATCATTGGTGCCTTGTCAGCCTTGGTATTAGAGATTTCTATGGTTTTACCCATCCCGTAGATAGAATGGCCCTATCAATGACATGTAAGACAGTGTGACTGAACTTCATGTTTGTTATCTTAATAgaacttatttttttaaagagaaaaacTAATAAAGTGGATGATAAGCTATACATGACATAATTGCATGAAACTCTAAGATACTGAAACATCGCATAGGGGAGATTGTTCTACCAATCTGACCCAAAATTGGGagtcattattttttaaaaatgttTCCATTGTATTTACAAGACTTAAAATAGGTTGTCCTACAAGTTCAGGACCTAAATTCTCCATATGGCCACTGAAACACAACCTCAGAAATGGCTGGAAAAAGTACCTGGTTTTGATTGAGATATCTCAGTTTCGGCCATGGTTTTGAAACTTCGAACCATGGGTCAGCCGGCACGATACAAGTTCTTCAAGGCTTGGAAGGGGTGAAGTTCTTCAAGACTTCAAAACACATAATGGTGTAAAATCTAATTCAATATTCAACTCACTCGAATGAGCATATAGCCCTTAcatatttaaaggaaaataaatcttAACCTCAAACCTCTACCCACACTAATTCTACAGCCGAGATCAACtacaaagaaaggaaataacCCAAATAGAAAGTTACAATGATGGAAGCGAGAAATAACACAATATGAAACTAAGAAAATAGGTTGCTAATACATCCCCCAAGCATCCTACACGTTTAGGAAGAAACTATATCCTTGGAGACAAAGCAATGGAAGATAACGAATGCCTTGGTAAGTGTCAATCACTGAAGCCCCTTGGGGTATATGCTCTTTTGGGCCTCTATTATCTCCTCGATGCAATATGGGATGcatcagttttttattttatcaatcCATGGGCCGGCATACAACAATAGAAAATTCGGTCTCCTTCTTCAGGCTTCTTCAATTCTAAATTGGCCTAGGATCTCATAACAACTCGTGGTCATATCTTTCCTTCGCAcaagttggtttggtttaagggtCACAGTTTATTTGTTTGGCGGGCCCTCTCTAACTGCCTCCCAATACAGTCTTTTCTCATTCATCAGCAGATTCCAGTTTCCCCTGTCTGTTGCCTTTGCTGGAATGCCTCTGAAGATGTTAATCATCTCTTTTTCGCTTGTCCCTTCTCCTCTTCGATTTGGAATCGGTTTCCAGCTATATGCTGGCCAAGGAGGAGAAGGATTCTACCCTTTGAGAGGGAATGGACTTGAGTGGACATGACCTTTGTTGGTAGGTCTATTTGTGATGTGGTGGGAAAGCTTGCCTTTGGAGCGGCCATCTCACATATTTGAATGGAGTGTAATCTCATGAAATGTACCTCTAATTCAAGATCCTTCTGTTAAAATTGGGACTCTATCGTCTCTGAGTCAAAAGTAAAGTTTTGATTCTCTTCTAGATGCGACAATTCCCAAAGAACAGGcatattgttgtctcctagggCCTCCCCTCCTCCCTACTCCATCCCTCTATCCTCCATTTTTTAGGGCTGAGCTTTCTTGTTCTCTTTGTATTGGTAGCAGTGCATTGTCtctcatcccccccccccccacaccaaaaaaaataaaaagggggtgGTTCCTCGtattttctcttcccattgatATAACTTCTTAttcagaaaaaataataataataataataataataataataataataataataataataataataacaattaaataaaggaaTAAAAACACTTAACTAATCCTATATGCCAAGCCCCTACTCATAttataggcccattaaagtggtccattgcAATAAAAATGCATTGGATCAaatgcccaacacatacataactccctaaagcttatttccaataaaataagctcatttgGGTGATTTAACTACATCACCTTGGAGCCATATATAATAGGGGCCATAGCCAAGTGAAAAAAGCTTCAATCACTCCAAAATCTCACGCAAACCCCACCCTACCAGACTTTCGCTTCTCAACAGTCCTTTTTGGCCATTTAGTTAATTCTCTATCAAATTTCATTTCCATCAAGTTTCATTATCCATTTGCTGGTTGCCTTGACTGCATAGAAATTACATGTTTAAATCCATGATCCAGCCAACATATTCCATCATTTCACCCTCAAatttcatccacatcatccaTATACAATATTCCAGCAATCCAAGtcctattttccttttaaaCTAGAGATAGCCTAAAGATCTCGTATCAGGTCAATGGAATTCATAGATCCAAATCACCCAGATTAGAATTATAAGaataaatgctgaaataaaTTTGGTTCACCTTCATTCAAGAAGATACCATACAGATTCTCAAATTTCTTGAAAAATTCCACAAGAATATCCTCCTTCCTCAGTTGGTAAGCATCAGAGCTTAGTTCTCTAAGTGCTGCATTCAAACAGATGGTTGGCTTCTCATTATCCACATTTAAACCCATTCCTGCAAACATGTTTTGTATGAGCACCAAACCAACAATAGAGTCACTTGCAAAGCAAAATGCATGTAGGAAAGGGAATCCAATGAACGGAAGAGAAAAGCAAAGTTCAGCCATGAAATCAAACCTAAATATATGCAAGTATGTCTGATTACAAAAGAATTGCATTTGGTGCCCAGAAGGTTAAGGCATTTTTACCAACACTGACATTGAACTTCTTTGATTTATATGTTGAGGTGCATAGGACGCCTCCAACTTTCATGCCATTTAAGTACAAGTCATTGGGCCACTTTATTCTCACACCAAGATGTGGCAAACCCTGAAAAATTAGATTAAATTTGCAAACCAAAGgtatcaaacatctaaatttcaaaatattggaatgtaaataaaaaaatttcgaACAAGATAGTAAAGCACAATGTTCAAAACAACCTGATCACTTAATAATGAAGAAGGTTCTCATAACAACAAAACGCATGAAAAATATAACTAGAAGACAGCTGATGCCATCCAGCACAAAGGCTTCAAATTCTACCACTCATAACCTATGAGGAATGCATCTGAAACTTAATTGGGCCAGCTGAGGCCCACTAGGGCCTAGTCCATCTTTGAATTGGTCAGAAGCATGGGGGGCCACAAGCAAAGAACCCTTACAAGGAATTGGACAAAAGTACAGGGATCAGAAGAAGATATACAGACATATCTCTACCAAAGTATATAAACCCTTCAAATGCAACCTCCTTAGCAATATAACCTCTTCAAATACAACTTCCTCAGCCATAGAGTCAGCAAAGAGTTAGATTACTGAGGCTTCAAATGAAATGAGACAGTCCAAGATTGGCTTAAAAACCTTACTTGACAGATAAGATCACGGCTGCATTTAGGGAGCCCGAAGGGCTTCTTCAACAAGCCGGTAGTGATCTCACTTTCGAAAGAGAGTCcccaccaatatatatatatatatatatagcacacccaatgcacaaggctcccaccactgcagggtctggggagaGGCATATGTACAGCCTTACCTCCACTTTTTgtagagaggctgtttcctgttCGAACCCATGGCCACCAGGTTGCCATAGACCCAGCTGATAACCATTCTTAAATACCCTTGAACAATCAGCTGAGACCATTAAATAGAGGCTAAAATAGAGGCTGCAGATTTTAAATTAAATGAGGGATCTCAACTAAGCAAATACTTCGTAACACCTACAGGGAAATAATAATTGCAACTGCCAACTGCATTACCTTCACATTCCCCAAGCACACCACCTGGGCTCCCAATGGAACTACAATCAAGATCTATTTGTCTTTACTTGGGGGAGACCAAGAAATCCATAATCAGCGGAGCAAAAGGCTGAGATCTGATTAACTCCTccaacacccccaccccaaaagaaGGGACCCACAGATATAGCATACATGTGTCAATAATAACAGTCCAAGATGCTGCCCTAAGCTTCAGGATATTCATCTCTTGAGAAGGAGATTTAGATATACTAGGCAatactttattgtttttaatttccCAAATACAAAGGCAACCAAGAAGATAACTAATTTCTGCAACAGCTTCCCCCTTCGGATAAATGCAACAAAGTGTGAAAGCAGCTAAGCCTATAAAAAATCGTAGATATCACGAGGAAAAACCCAAATGTTTCAAAGAGCTAAAGCACACAGTCCAAAAATCTCCTTTCCATATGCACATTGAATTGGAAAATTTGCGAAGGACCTAGTCTGACCTTTTTTGCACCATGtaaaacaaaattaattctCTCATGACTTGGgggattttggttttggtttgggtttgggtttgggtttgggtttgggtttgggttgggggggggagAAGCTCCCATATCTCTTAACATTAGTAGGCTATCCAGATTTAAGAATTGGGATTATTCAGACAGGCTCAATTGCTAAAGGGAAAGTTGAAgagacaaaagaagaagagaagaacaacattttaatttcaattcaaCACCATAGCTTGGTCAGCCTCTTCCCCCACATAGGCTATAACgctttaatgaaaaaaagaaaagaaaaaaaaaaactccttaaCATACTAATTCCCAAGCACATGTTGATAACCACCtaagaacaaaatagaaaattccTAAGACTCTCTAAGTTATTAGAAACCCAAACTCTAGGAACACATTCTAATTCTGATTCCGCAGCCAAGAGAAAAGGGCATAAAAAGCCCTAATGAGTGAGCCTTCCAATAGCTTCCAGCATCCTAGCTTAGTTTCTGTTTTGAAGAGCAGCTTagtatttatttttgtgttctGCAGTAGCTTACTTTCTAGCTTGATTTATTGTATCTACTGGCTCTTAAAAATATAAGGAGAAAAGGGTATTGAATACGGTCAGATTCAAAGAGACCATCCTCCAAGTACATGAACTTGAGGGATCACAATAATTAAGTGTCAACAGGATGGCTTTGATTCATTCTCATTGCTTAACTAGCCAATCAGTTACAACATAAGAAACAGTATGCCATGACTTGTTGACTTCTTGAACCTCACCATGCACTCATGGCCTATGGAATATACCATAGTAGAGGGTTTTTTGGGCTGCCTCCAGTTGGATTCTATAAagagacaaaaacaaaaatttgatTTATTTGAATCCACACTCCACAGTGATGTATTCAGATATTATGGCACACAATGACACTGCATAGACTCATAGATCGATAATAGTGTACCCTATTCTGAGCCCAAACTCATCAGTCACCAAGGAACCATTTGTGGGATTGCCCTGACTGCTCACAGGCTCAAGGAAACATTCTGatatgaaaacatttttttgacTGAAGTTTTATTCAAGGAGAAAAAACAGTGCTAAAATACAACAACAGAAACATCAACCACAGATGGTAGGAAAACTCGgcaggaattacaaaatagggAAAGCACCCTAGTGCAACACATACTAGTCAAAACCAGATTTAGATAAATCTTCTGACAATGGATTAGCGATCTCAGTCTCCAACTGAAAGAAAAGTGACAATTGGAGTACGGTACTCTAGTCTAACTGATTATCTCCAAGGACTACCTAACTGAGATTGAAGCTATCCAATCATAAGCTTGGACTCACCTTCTATGATCAGATTTAGCCAGCCATGCTGAACAGAAATCTCCATGCCTTCAATAACAGCTTTCAGTTTAGCAGTAACCAAATCAGAATGACcaatcaaacccaaaaaaaaaaaggaccacaGTGCTTTCATGATCTCTACAAAGTACAAACCTCTCCCACCCAAGCAGGCCATGGATTAGCAAGGGAGCTGCAACCATTATTGAGTTTGATAACATTGTGAGAGAGGGAGTGGGGTGGACTTGTGGAGTGGGGAGGAAGGGAGGGACCCAAACATGGTGGATGGGAAAATGATTGACAGCTGAATCTGCAATCTCCTTCCAATTCCTTAAAATGTCTTCTATCAAAATAAGAATGATGAAGTAGTTATGGAAGTATACTGGATAAAAGTATAGATATTCATTTGCTATCTGAATGTGAGTTGAAATTAATTTtaggtgaataataaaataaatgtgaGTTGACTTATGTTGTTCATAGTCCTATACATCTACATGCATTATACATAAAGTGTTTCCCAAAATgataagggggtgtttggttcggtaaatctttgagatgacattctttagaatgataattcttaatttttggagttgtttggttccactaggatgaccctcataagtgagcaccctacttcccatgaatgaccatattacaaaggatgtgttccaaatctgagtttacctcaacacttaaactcagatttgagcaacctttttaccacctagtataaaaggagaaagtggaaagaagttctctatggaagccaatatctcaacccgcgagaaacatgtactagcctcaaggcaaccaaacgatttttcagaaagaaacataattcagaagaatgtctatcaaaagatcgacattcatatccgatacatacaccatttgatttaccgaaccaaacaccccctaaataAGTCGATTCTAACCAACAGTTCTAATAGGCACTTGCCATGTCAAGGTGGGggggttataaaatttcaagaaaaatatCACAAGACCAACATAAATTCTAAAATTCACTTCCTTATTAATTGGAACCCAACATAATCAAATAGAACCACGTACATTTGCGTCACAAATGGCATTAATCGCCTCCGCCATTGCAAGAGTCACCACATATTGTAAAAGAGGCACCACACGCCCATCTTCCATCTGTAAGGTATATGAAAACATAAGACAACCCTTCGGAGACTCCCACAAATTCTTCGAACGACCTGAAAAAGCCATGCACATAATTTCATTTACAACTAAaacaaattacaaaaataataataataataataataaatcaataaataaataaataaataataaataataaataaaaataaagggagAAACAATATAACTAACATATGGACATCAGAGTTCAAACCTCTCCCTTTGAACTGAACATCAGCAACACAGACAGTACCAAGAGGAAGCTCGCAAAAATTGCTGCCCAtcactaaaataaataaataatccagTCCCACAGAGTATTTgaagaaaattaaacaaagatAAAGATGCATAAAACCATAAACTTACTGAGAAACAACGTCATGCGTCGAGGTCAACCGCGGAGACCAAATAAGAAGTCTACCGAAACAATCAGTAGAAAGGGAACTCATGTAGTATTTCATCCGAAACGAATCTTCTTCAGAGGGTTCATCAATCTCCGTTTGCAGACGAAGCAGAAGGTCAGTGTTATCGGGAAGCTTCAAATTCTGATTGTTCTTCAAAGAATGAGCAACCTCAATCTCCACAGGTGATTTTCCGCATAAaattagaagagaagatgatGTGTTCTCCATGtctgaagaaagaaaatcacaaagaaagaagaaaaaaattattacaggaaAGACGGTCTTAAACTAAACACCATGAATTGTAGTTGGTGGTGGACGAACCCAATACTGAGATTGAGCGTTTGCTAATCCGCAAAGGCAGAAAGGGTTTTGACGAGATTGAAACCAGAAGACGGAGTAAACTTCGCATCAGAGTTCAAACCGCTTGTTTGAGCAAACGCACGGGCGCCTGCGCCACTGAGACGACTTTGACTGACAGGTGGTACCCTTTGGCGGTGTTTGTTtgccaataaaataaaataaatatttcctGGCTACCCTTCTTTTCCCAACGTTTGGAACGttatgatgtttttttttttttttccttttccttcggTAGTGATTTGGAACGTTATTCACCAATGGAAGATTTTACgtattcaaatttaaaattgcTTTGGATAACggttaaaacaaaaaatcttaaCTGTTTAATATTTGCTTCGATAACCAATGGAAggttccaccaaaaaaaaaaaaaagataaccaATGGAAGTTGTTAAAATTGTTCTATATAATAACGTGAgcatttttttaattactttGTATAACATCCCATTTGTAATCAATaataagattttaaaatttaggaCTAGTCTCACACTCTCATTCGATACCATTGGTTGGGATTTGAAGGATTTACCAATGGTATGAGATTGGAATCAGTCTCAGCCAATATAATAccaatctaatttttaaaattatgatCACCAAtg
It includes:
- the LOC122080726 gene encoding biotin--protein ligase 1, chloroplastic-like, which gives rise to MRSLLRLLVSISSKPFLPLRISKRSISVLDMENTSSSLLILCGKSPVEIEVAHSLKNNQNLKLPDNTDLLLRLQTEIDEPSEEDSFRMKYYMSSLSTDCFGRLLIWSPRLTSTHDVVSHNFCELPLGTVCVADVQFKGRGRSKNLWESPKGCLMFSYTLQMEDGRVVPLLQYVVTLAMAEAINAICDANGLPHLGVRIKWPNDLYLNGMKVGGVLCTSTYKSKKFNVSVGMGLNVDNEKPTICLNAALRELSSDAYQLRKEDILVEFFKKFENLYGIFLNEGFQALEELYCKTWLHR